A region of the Pedococcus aerophilus genome:
TGGCGAACACCAGGACGCGGGCGGTCTTGCCCGTGCCGTGGGGAAGGTTCACGGTGCCGCGGACCATCTGGTCGGCCTTGCGGGGGTCGACACCGAGGCGCATGGCGACCTCGACGGTCTCGTCGTACTTGGCCTTGGCGCCGGTCTTGGCGAGGCGGACGGCCTCGAGCGGGGCGTAGGCCTTGGTGACGTCGATCTTCTCCGCGGACTCGCGGTAGGACTTGCTGCGCTTCATTTCTGCTCCTGATCTCAGGTGGTGCGGTGGAGTTGTGGTCTAGCGGACCAGCGCGGTCCTGCCACGGTTCCCCGGTGTGCCGCCGCAGCGGCACACCGGAGGAGGTTCGGGGTGTTACTTGAGGTCGGTCTCGACGCCCATGGAACGCGCGGTGCCGGCGATGATCTTCATGGCCTGCTCGACGTCGTTGGCGTTGAGGTCCTCCATCTTCATCGTGGCGATCTCGCGGACCTGGTCGGCCGACAACTTGGCGACCTTGGTCTTGTGCGGCTCACCGGAGCCCTTGGGGACGCCGGCAGCCTTCTTGATCAGCTCGGCGGCCGGAGGGGTCTTGGTGATGAAGGTGAAGGAACGGTCTTCGTAGACCGTGATCTCCACGGGGATGACGTTGCCGCGCTGGGACTCCGTCGCAGCGTTGTACGCCTTGACGAACTCCATGATGTTGACGCCGTGCTGACCGAGGGCGGGGCCGACGGGCGGGGCGGGCGTCGCGGCACCGGCCTGGATCTGCAGCTTGATGAAGCCGGAGACCTTCTTCTTCTTGGGAGGCATTGCTGTTCCTTACGTGGTTGCTGGGCCTACGCCGTGGGCGATGACCCGGTTGCAGTACCCCCGAGGACCGGGGGCAGGAGCCGGACGATCAGATCTTGGCGACCTGGTTGAACGACAGCTCGACCGGGGTCTCCCGGCCGAAGATCGAGACCAGAACTTTGAGCTTCTGGGTGTCGGCGTTGATCTCGGAGATCGTGGCGGGAAGGGTCTCGAAGGGCCCCTCCATGACGGTGACGGACTCGCCGACCTCGAAGTCGACGACGGCGACCTC
Encoded here:
- the rplK gene encoding 50S ribosomal protein L11, whose protein sequence is MPPKKKKVSGFIKLQIQAGAATPAPPVGPALGQHGVNIMEFVKAYNAATESQRGNVIPVEITVYEDRSFTFITKTPPAAELIKKAAGVPKGSGEPHKTKVAKLSADQVREIATMKMEDLNANDVEQAMKIIAGTARSMGVETDLK